A genomic stretch from Podospora pseudoanserina strain CBS 124.78 chromosome 3, whole genome shotgun sequence includes:
- a CDS encoding hypothetical protein (EggNog:ENOG503P8ED), whose amino-acid sequence MVEMVDHLSLQQLPDALQEDLEPSKKDPDNAYWTCTTPDTVTDPDSGSVPLSVDKVPVVIPVRFHHPLLPLMSQPPDPHSIVISPIRPLANETVEEILNLLTHAIGFYHLINHQLQVIVPEDFDYQEELHKYPAEFGGFKVNFIRESFYPTADRAESTPVHLTGDLQQLQSDASHLQRTNLPQPMCESKSKDRLEGKLEVLVIPEADQTKIYITVSTDTLAMTAVTAKSGAATPDWASNIQIASAKHGHELGKVTRVFDPSPQQTFPSGFTHDVSLVDTIGWTALKPAANSSKPKLSLQWLSQDKWPGIKHNSSKLALLDDSLIEDEAKSIGVVDSRCQLHRWSAKASSASTNRAGPADLSETSCLKLPLIQAMTQPLGKTWLPDRSSIEFGQPANTRVFGQSGTPVCVGEDMPDKTGKIAKVAGFSSFVQVASDVQRYDLEGEKL is encoded by the exons ATGGTAGAGATGGTGGACCACTTGAGTCTACAGCAGCTGCCGGATGCACTGCAAGAAGATCTTGAGCCTAGCAAAAAGGACCCCGATAACGCCTACTGGACATGCACAACTCCAGATACTGTAACTGACCCCGACTCGGGGTCAGTACCCCTGTCGGTGGACAAGGTTCCCGTCGTCATCCCAGTTCGGTTCCATCATCCGCTTTTACCCCTGATGTCTCAACCTCCAGATCCGCACTCCATCGTCATCTCACCAATCAGGCCGCTGGCAAATGAGACCGTCGAGGAGATTCTAAACTTGTTAACCCACGCTATTGGCTTTTatcatctcatcaaccaccagctGCAGGTCATTGTCCCAGAGGACTTTGACTACCAGGAGGAGCTGCACAAGTACCCTGCTGAGTTTGGGGGATTCAAAGTCAACTTCATCCGAGAGTCTTTCTACCCAACTGCTGACAGAGCAGAGTCAACACCAGTACACCTGACAGGGGATCTTCAACAACTACAATCGGACGCCAGCCATCTACAGCGAACCAACCTGCCGCAACCGATGTG TGAAAGCAAATCCAAAGACCGGCTTGAAGGGAAGCTTGAGGTCCTTGTGATTCCTGAAGCAGACCAGACTAAAATATACATCACCGTATCAACTGATACACTTGCCATGACGGCGGTAACGGCCAAATCAGGTGCAGCAACACCTGATTGGGCTTCCAACATCCAAATTGCTTCTGCAAAACACGGTCATGAG CTGGGGAAAGTTACAAGGGTCTTCgacccttctcctcagcaaaCCTTCCCCTCGGGCTTCACCCACGATGTCAGCTTGGTGGATACCATCGGCTGGACTGCATTGAAACCAGCAGCTAACTCATCCAAGCCGAAGTTGTCACTCCAATGGCTGTCACAAGACAAATGGCCAGGAATCAAGCACAACTCAAGCAAGCTCGCTCTCTTGGATGACAGCTTGATTGAAGATGAAGCCAAGAGCATTGGAGTAGTAGATAGTCGATGTCAG CTACACAGATGGTCGGCCAAGGCATCTTCCGCGTCCACCAACAGAGCAGGCCCAGCCGATCTTTCAGAAACCTCTTGTCTAAAGCTCCCGCTGATCCAAGCGATGACCCAACCACTTGGAAAAACCTGGTTGCCAGATCGATCTTCTATCGAGTTCGGGCAACCTGCCAACACTAGAGTGTTTGGTCAAAGCGGAACACCAGTTTGTGTGGGAGAGGACATGCCAGACAAGACCGGGAAAATAGCCAAGGTGGCTGGGTTTTCTTCCTTTGTGCAGGTGGCATCTGACGTGCAAAGATATGATCTTGAGGGTGAAAAGCTGTAA
- a CDS encoding hypothetical protein (EggNog:ENOG503NV0E): MASHTLQYGQQQSTNADYHGLQQQDPTLSDPIAPTPEMTSSPASPPLPRRVTFFQRTERNGSQAGIGLGINQQGGTTDYRRVRQASPFGSPPYDETKIPHGLHQNEYYAGIPDTPGFYSQYQNRDLSPDGPEKPPLRPPRWSWSWLNAPWVMYAAMFLGIVFAGSHHAFYVSLNGKPADDQLKMMRFGGFLSYASKASLFAAVFFAYRQQVWVTVRRRHLRLKTVDGIFAISQDLTGLFNTEIWRKSKVVIFLAVIMWLFPLVVILTPSSLTVELREEAKQAECSTVRTLNFDTERKKNWRLADRLYGYPGFSLSLWNCTLTNSSEVFEPYNQTFYDYWDGISQPADLVTKQTAYSGNVVPRENVALDTCGRGWNCSYVITFEAPGYKCDELGRGLNMDNKALRDRGAPFDSSDLIPKGDYAYIADVMAGEYARPQVDTLEGGVPLKKPFPRHLGALRTEPVLWIGHSVRTRPNDALPPSKKDNADFQSGYEPVIFRCEHYVTRYTVQFNHTFSSQSTKVIQKEHLKPIIDTKLETANSTLSDGTNDTTTAQPKKNYILPYPDYELYRLSAAYHSLGLGFRQFLKGKIHYIPFPNPTTDATQTRLIDKATFLAVPNLMDAVQEFYENITLSLLSNPQFMIVSWAAEPQTRSGVTASESPEDDTSPKYPCVKTRIANSYLYVQRDLWIAYSIAILATIICVGLGTAALAQNNYHVRDVKVSSVIAATRAPCLEELPWKTSKWGEVPWEIKETRLGYGVISDRESVGTPQIGTGLSNRPTTANSTGASTVGNGRVYYGFAPPEVLERTRRETFGPERGRPKSSPFSFKIWEHS; encoded by the exons ATGGCCTCTCACACACTTCAATACGGTCAGCAGCAATCGACAAATGCCGACTATCATGGCCTCCAACAACAGGACCCTACCTTGTCAGACCCTATTGCGCCGACTCCCGAAATGACCTCTTCCCCAGCATCCCCTCCCCTACCTCGACGTGTAACCTTTTTCCAGAGAACAGAAAGGAATGGGTCGCAAGCAGGCATTGGGCTGGGTATAAATCAACAAGGCGGGACAACAGACTACCGCCGAGTTCGACAAGCCTCCCCTTTTGGCAGTCCCCCATATGATGAGACCAAAATACCCCATGGTCTTCACCAAAACGAGTATTACGCCGGAATACCCGACACGCCCGGCTTCTATTCTCAATATCAGAACAGAGACCTGTCCCCGGATGGCCCAGAAAAGCCACCGCTACGACCACCACGTTGGTCATGGAGCTGGCTCAACGCACCATGGGTGATGTATGCCGCCATGTTTCTTGGTATCGTCTTTGCAGGCTCCCATCATGCCTTCTATGTCAGCTTGAACGGGAAGCCAGCGGATGACcagttgaagatgatgaggttcGGCGGCTTCCTTTCGTATGCCTCTAAAGCATCCCTCTTCGCTGCCGTTTTTTTTGCGTACCGGCAACAGGTCTGGGTAACAGTGAGAAGGCGCCATTTGAGGCTCAAGACCGTCGACGGAATCTTCGCCATCAGCCAAGACTTGACAGGCTTGTTCAACACCGAGATCTGGAGGAAAAGCAAGGTGGTGATTTTCCTTGCAGTTATTATGTG GCTGTTTcccctcgtcgtcatcttgactccttcctctctcacCGTCGAGCttcgagaagaagcaaagcagGCCGAGTGTAGCACTGTGCGGACACTCAATTTCGACACCGAACGCAAAAAGAACTGGCGGCTGGCTGATCGACTCTATGGCTACCCCGGTTTCTCGCTCTCGCTTTGGAATTGCACACTGACCAACTCGTCGGAGGTCTTCGAGCCCTACAACCAGACTTTCTACGACTACTGGGATGGCATTAGCCAGCCTGCTGATTTGGTGACAAAGCAAACCGCCTACTCCGGAAATGTCGTGCCTCGAGAAAATGTGGCTCTTGACACTTGCGGAAGGGGGTGGAATTGCAGCTATGTTATCACCTTTGAGGCACCAGGTTACAAGTGTGATGAACTAGGTCGAGGCCTGAATATGGATAACAAAGCCCTTCGAGATCGAGGAGCACCTTTTGATTCCTCTGATCTGATCCCAAAAGGAGATTATGCCTACATTGCCGATGTTATGGCCGGCGAATACGCCAGACCGCAGGTTGACACACTGGAAGGGGGCGTGCCCCTTAAAAAGCCATTTCCGAGACATTTGGGTGCCCTCCGCACAGAGCCTGTCCTTTGGATAGGACACTCGGTTCGCACAAGGCCAAACGACGCTCTGCCGCCATCCAAAAAGGACAACGCTGATTTCCAGTCCGGGTACGAACCAGTCATATTTCGATGTGAACACTACGTAACCCGGTATACTGTTCAGTTTAATCATACTTTCTCCTCCCAGTCGACTAAAGTCATCCAAAAAGAGCACTTGAAGCCCATCATCGATACCAAACTGGAGACTGCTAACAGCACTCTTTCGGATGGCACCAATGACACTACGACTGCCCAGCCTAAGAAAAATTATATTCTTCCCTATCCGGACTACGAGCTCTACCGGCTATCAGCCGCGTACCATTCCCTAGGTCTGGGTTTTCGTCAGTTTCTAAAAGGCAAGATTCATTACATCCCGTTCCCGAATCCGACCACAGATGCTACCCAGACTCGGCTCATCGACAAGGCTACTTTTCTCGCCGTTCCGAACCTCATGGACGCTGTTCAGGAGTTTTACGAGAACATCACCCTCTCGCTGCTCTCCAACCCGCAATTCATGATAGTATCATGGGCTGCGGAACCCCAGACCCGCTCCGGCGTGACAGCTTCCGAATCACCTGAAGACGACACCAGTCCGAAATACCCCTGCGTGAAAACCCGCATCGCAAACTCGTACCTGTATGTCCAGCGCGATCTGTGGATAGCCTATTCGATTGCCATCTTGGCTACCATCATCTGCGTCGGCTTGGGAACCGCGGCCCTGGCGCAGAACAACTACCATGTCAGGGATGTCAAAGTCTCCTCTGTTATAGCAGCGACCAGAGCTCCTTGCCTGGAGGAACTGCCGTGGAAGACAAGCAAATGGGGCGAGGTGCCGtgggagatcaaggagaccAGGCTGGGGTATGGGGTTATCTCTGATCGGGAGAGCGTCGGCACGCCACAGATTGGGACAGGGTTGTCGAACAGGCCAACTACGGCCAATTCGACCGGGGCCTCAACTGTTGGGAATGGGAGGGTGTATTATGGGTTTGCGCCGCCAGAGGTGCTTGAGAGGACGAGAAGAGAAACGTTTGGCCCTGAAAGGGGGAGGCCGAAGAGTAGCCCATTTTCGTTCAAGATTTGGGAGCATTCTTAG